The DNA segment ATCGAAACAAAAACGATTTCCGGAAAAAAGATGAATGTCATTTTTCAGGTGGCTAATGATGGCGTTGCGTTTCGGTATGAATTCCCGGAGCAGGATAAGGAGATCAGGAGCATAAAAGCTGAGGCAACCAGTTTTCGCTTTCCGGAGGGAACCAGGGCCTGGCTACAACCCAAAACAGAAGCTCAAACAGGATTTGAACATACCAACCCATCTTACGAAGCTCATTATATGATGGATATTCCGGTGGGTACAGCTTCCAATAGCAGCAATGGCTGGGTGTACCCGGCTTTGTTTAAGCATAAAAATATCTGGGTAATGATCACAGAGAGTGGTTTGGAAAGGAATTACTGTGGCACAGCGCTGCAACAGTTTTCGAATGGTGGGGAATATCATATCAATTTTCCGCAGGCACCTGAAAAAATTGCCGGTGGGGCATTAAATCCGGAGTCGGCTTTACCCTGGAAGACTCCATGGCGGATTATTGCTATCGGCAATCTGAAAACGATCATGGAATCTACCTTGGGGACTGACCTTGCCCTGCCCACAAAAAAGATGGATACCTCATTTATAAAACCTGGTAAAGCTTCCTGGAGCTGGGTATTGGAAAAGGATGCAGCTACGATATATCCGGTCCAGAAAAAATACATTGATTATGCAGCGGATATGAAATGGCAATATTGCCTTATTGATGCCAACTGGGATCAGACCATCGGTTACGACTCCGTGAAAATTTTAGCAGATTATGCAAAAGGAAAAAATGTAGGGTTGTTGCTTTGGTATAATTCTGCCGGCGAATGGAATACGGTGAAATTTACCCCAAAAGATAAGCTGTTAAGTCATGAAAGTCGGGTAAAGGAGTTTACCCGGTTGAGAAGTATGGGCATCAAAGGAATAAAAATGGATTTTTTTGGAGGAGATGGACAGTCCATGATCGCCTATTATCAGGATATCCTGGAAGATGCGGCAGACCATCATTTATTAGTTAATTTTCATGGGGCCACACTCCCGAGGGGATGGCAGCGGACGTATCCAAATTTGATGACTGCCGAGGCGGTTTACGGTTATGAAATGATCACTTTTAGTCAGGATGCAGCTAATAAGGCTCCTGAACATTCGGTAATGAGTGCAATGGTGCGCAA comes from the Pedobacter sp. FW305-3-2-15-E-R2A2 genome and includes:
- a CDS encoding glycoside hydrolase family 97 catalytic domain-containing protein, with protein sequence MKFTILSINFLLCALFSNAQKGGIYLISSPDKNIQVTCKPAELVYQIRYKGETVLTDSKMGIVREDEDFSKNLQVIRASFPTRISDHYTMLNAKKKDINYTANRLLIETKTISGKKMNVIFQVANDGVAFRYEFPEQDKEIRSIKAEATSFRFPEGTRAWLQPKTEAQTGFEHTNPSYEAHYMMDIPVGTASNSSNGWVYPALFKHKNIWVMITESGLERNYCGTALQQFSNGGEYHINFPQAPEKIAGGALNPESALPWKTPWRIIAIGNLKTIMESTLGTDLALPTKKMDTSFIKPGKASWSWVLEKDAATIYPVQKKYIDYAADMKWQYCLIDANWDQTIGYDSVKILADYAKGKNVGLLLWYNSAGEWNTVKFTPKDKLLSHESRVKEFTRLRSMGIKGIKMDFFGGDGQSMIAYYQDILEDAADHHLLVNFHGATLPRGWQRTYPNLMTAEAVYGYEMITFSQDAANKAPEHSVMSAMVRNVFDPMDFTPMVLNKIPGINRVTTPAFELATAITFLSGIQHYAETPDGMKEVPVFVKDFLRKIPNSWDDLKFIEGYPGQLYVVARKTGNKWYVAGINGEKIDKHLTLDLSFLKNKTGALISSGNTGDAPFDLKKMNIPASGKVEVDLKKYDGFIAVFE